A portion of the Calothrix sp. 336/3 genome contains these proteins:
- a CDS encoding GUN4 domain-containing protein — translation MPIFTVVINGVLAYFINQLPGIRPDPEKGITGLSDTSIFAITAIFTIALCIFTLAAQSQQNSTASNINSSSSVDQSNSLGGFLLFLIGAVIYGLLQLKIIPEENQTGLGYLSLILCGFGAAVPSFLLIPQRWQNILLFICSGTGVFLTFHYFSVQKLNSAFISFIFTLFSIVLLLTRDFLVQVIRNVAHFWEDLQNQQADDKSKFIINLLEDFFSPFQKKYYKALEYKCRDDETQGLDNDRTLELQKVFVQLKIAAKSASNTQQNIIPSDVNKFLISSEITIWDCLAARDEKGKNLYKKLVILGRPGSGKTTLLRYLTLIYATKQEQNIHVENSQRIPKLIPILFYLREIRDIIISQNPALETLIQQQIEKLIEKFKITNQNLSIPSHWVTNKLQQNKLLIMLDGLDEVADKIQRQQVRTWVDEQMQAHPDTIFILTSRPNGYKEVQSHISVDELEVQPFNREQITDFLQRWYLQTEIKSRAGQCDEGVRQIAAEQAHNLINRIVNNRSLVAMAVNPLLLKMIATVHRRGNVLPGKRVELYKDICQILLEKRQRAKNIIDGLTASQKQSILQEIALQLMLARKRDFTLNEAETWISQQLTTLPKLNNTDDFIKHVRDDCALLVEKEIGEYEFAHLSFQEYLAAVEIIESNQESILIQNIDKTWWSETIRLYAAQAKDATPIVSAIIHMSSPSINAFLVVADYEDEGWRIEQQVRDELVNKLDTGLESDDAEIFNLAVEVKLAKRLNNLVRVDENLEQDRPNSYITCAEYQLFINDRKYSPPPNWQNHKFRPGDAKKTVTGLNKRDANRFCTWLSGKELKAQFIKLETFCQPLEGDNDKICLTRVKLPSKYSQLADYLYQQEWRKADEETSRVMLQVVGKEEQGYFNLKDIETFPCEDLYIINLLWVVESQGRFGFSVQQDIYHSLGGTKEYNEKIWNDFGDRVGWKKGGSWLSYHDYTFNLNAPQGHVPAMGHDGDWGDFSSLAQRLVDCNI, via the coding sequence GGGGATTCGACCAGATCCAGAGAAAGGTATAACAGGTCTTTCCGATACTTCCATATTTGCGATCACAGCTATTTTCACCATTGCACTTTGTATTTTTACCCTAGCTGCACAATCACAACAAAATTCAACTGCAAGCAATATAAATTCATCATCATCAGTCGATCAATCCAATTCTTTGGGAGGATTTTTGCTGTTTTTAATTGGTGCTGTAATTTACGGATTGCTGCAACTAAAGATAATCCCTGAAGAGAATCAAACTGGTTTGGGTTATCTTTCGTTAATTTTATGCGGTTTTGGTGCTGCGGTACCGAGTTTTTTATTAATTCCTCAAAGATGGCAAAATATTTTACTATTTATCTGTTCGGGAACGGGTGTATTTCTGACGTTTCACTATTTTAGCGTTCAAAAACTAAATTCTGCATTTATCTCGTTTATTTTCACTTTATTCTCGATTGTTTTACTGCTGACAAGAGATTTTTTGGTACAGGTAATTAGAAATGTTGCCCATTTTTGGGAAGATTTGCAAAATCAGCAGGCAGATGATAAAAGTAAATTTATTATTAATCTATTAGAAGATTTTTTCTCACCTTTTCAAAAAAAATATTACAAAGCTCTAGAATATAAATGTCGAGATGATGAGACTCAAGGATTAGATAACGACAGAACCTTAGAGTTACAAAAGGTATTTGTACAATTAAAAATAGCTGCTAAAAGCGCTAGTAATACTCAACAAAATATTATTCCCTCTGATGTTAATAAATTCTTGATTTCATCAGAAATTACAATTTGGGATTGTTTAGCAGCAAGGGATGAAAAAGGTAAAAATCTATACAAGAAATTGGTAATTCTCGGAAGACCAGGTTCAGGTAAAACAACATTACTAAGATATTTAACTCTCATTTATGCGACTAAGCAAGAACAAAATATTCATGTTGAAAATAGTCAGAGAATACCAAAATTAATTCCGATTCTCTTTTATCTACGGGAAATCCGCGACATAATTATCAGCCAAAACCCAGCGTTAGAAACATTAATTCAGCAGCAAATAGAAAAGCTCATAGAAAAATTCAAAATTACCAATCAAAATTTAAGTATTCCATCTCACTGGGTCACAAATAAATTACAACAAAATAAATTACTAATCATGCTGGATGGCTTAGATGAAGTTGCCGATAAAATCCAGCGTCAGCAGGTGAGGACTTGGGTAGATGAACAAATGCAAGCTCATCCTGATACAATTTTTATTCTCACTTCTCGTCCCAATGGTTATAAAGAAGTTCAGTCTCACATCTCAGTTGATGAGTTAGAAGTTCAACCATTTAATCGCGAACAAATTACAGATTTTTTACAGCGTTGGTATTTGCAAACTGAAATTAAAAGCCGTGCAGGACAATGTGATGAAGGAGTTAGGCAAATTGCCGCAGAACAAGCTCATAATCTCATTAATCGGATTGTGAATAACCGTTCTTTGGTAGCAATGGCTGTAAATCCCTTGTTACTCAAAATGATTGCAACTGTTCACCGTCGGGGAAATGTACTACCGGGGAAACGAGTTGAACTGTATAAAGATATTTGTCAAATATTGCTGGAAAAACGCCAAAGAGCAAAGAATATCATAGATGGCTTGACTGCTTCTCAGAAACAATCAATTTTACAAGAAATAGCATTGCAATTAATGCTAGCTCGGAAGCGAGACTTTACATTAAATGAAGCCGAAACTTGGATATCTCAACAGTTAACGACGTTACCTAAGTTAAATAATACGGATGATTTTATCAAACATGTTCGTGATGACTGTGCTTTGTTGGTAGAAAAAGAAATTGGAGAATATGAATTTGCCCATTTGAGCTTTCAGGAATATTTAGCAGCAGTTGAAATTATTGAATCGAATCAAGAAAGTATCTTAATCCAAAATATTGATAAAACTTGGTGGTCGGAAACTATTCGTTTATATGCTGCACAAGCAAAAGACGCGACTCCGATTGTCAGTGCAATTATTCACATGTCTTCTCCTTCTATCAATGCTTTTCTTGTAGTCGCAGATTATGAAGATGAAGGCTGGCGAATTGAGCAACAAGTAAGAGACGAATTAGTAAATAAACTTGATACTGGTTTGGAATCTGATGATGCAGAAATTTTTAATTTAGCTGTAGAGGTGAAGTTAGCAAAACGCTTAAATAATTTAGTGCGAGTGGATGAAAATTTAGAGCAAGATAGACCAAACTCATATATTACCTGTGCAGAATATCAGCTATTTATCAACGATAGAAAATATAGTCCTCCCCCAAATTGGCAGAATCATAAATTTAGACCTGGAGATGCAAAAAAAACTGTTACCGGACTGAATAAAAGAGATGCAAATCGTTTTTGTACTTGGTTAAGTGGGAAAGAGTTGAAAGCTCAATTCATTAAATTAGAGACATTTTGTCAACCACTTGAAGGTGACAATGATAAGATTTGCTTGACAAGGGTGAAACTACCAAGTAAATATAGTCAACTAGCAGATTATTTATATCAACAAGAATGGCGAAAAGCTGACGAAGAGACTTCGCGCGTGATGCTACAGGTTGTAGGTAAAGAAGAGCAGGGATATTTTAACCTTAAAGATATCGAAACATTCCCTTGTGAAGACCTTTACATCATTAATCTATTGTGGGTAGTGGAAAGCCAAGGACGCTTTGGTTTTAGCGTTCAGCAAGACATTTACCACAGTTTAGGCGGCACAAAAGAATATAATGAGAAAATATGGAATGACTTTGGCGATCGCGTCGGTTGGAAGAAAGGAGGTTCTTGGTTGAGCTATCATGACTATACCTTTAACCTAAATGCCCCCCAAGGGCATGTACCAGCTATGGGTCACGATGGGGATTGGGGTGATTTCTCTTCTCTCGCGCAGAGACTTGTAGACTGTAACATATAA
- a CDS encoding transposase: MSRLPREIKPGYSYHITTRCNNREFHLNRHQCREVFLYAIKKAQEKYGFKLYALCIMSNHVHYLLEPSQPDDLPKIMHWLNWYTAMCFNRMLNRTGHFWEKRYHSSAFANTDYQRALNTLRYIHANPKAAQIQAGFFFDFSNYGTHDRLTDDGVTKWHPAFLSLGRTLDECAAKYRGFCKKYKPKAKPEKTYNWGAKFLPKVVKGKKKKASPGQTKLPWATWEPDNPEIDAVAEKFVMANCYDLKIAMQFFGDFDDSL, from the coding sequence ATGTCTCGTTTACCCCGTGAAATCAAACCAGGATATTCTTATCACATTACAACTCGCTGTAATAATCGTGAATTTCATTTAAATCGTCACCAATGTCGGGAAGTATTTCTCTACGCTATCAAAAAAGCCCAGGAAAAATATGGTTTTAAGCTATATGCTTTGTGCATTATGAGCAATCACGTCCACTACTTGCTTGAACCATCACAACCTGATGATTTACCTAAAATTATGCATTGGTTGAATTGGTATACTGCGATGTGTTTCAACCGAATGCTCAATCGTACAGGACATTTTTGGGAGAAACGCTATCACAGTAGTGCATTTGCAAATACTGACTATCAAAGAGCTTTGAATACACTACGTTATATTCATGCCAATCCTAAAGCAGCCCAAATACAGGCAGGATTTTTTTTTGATTTTAGTAATTATGGCACTCATGACAGGTTAACAGATGATGGTGTAACTAAGTGGCATCCTGCGTTTTTATCCTTGGGACGGACATTGGATGAATGTGCTGCTAAATATCGGGGATTTTGCAAGAAATATAAACCCAAAGCAAAACCAGAAAAAACCTACAACTGGGGTGCAAAATTCTTACCTAAAGTCGTTAAAGGGAAGAAGAAAAAAGCGTCTCCGGGTCAAACTAAGCTACCTTGGGCTACTTGGGAACCCGACAATCCAGAAATTGATGCGGTAGCAGAAAAATTTGTTATGGCAAATTGTTATGACCTAAAAATTGCTATGCAGTTTTTCGGAGATTTTGATGATAGTCTGTAG
- a CDS encoding IS630 family transposase: MPQYLEVIKKHVIAPVDRQKTIRYWCGDESRVGLKTEAGRLITKKGVKPIGIMQWKRDNFYLYGLVEPLTGEYFIWEFSHLNTACFNIFLEKFSQTYAQDIHILQLDNGAFHLSQHLKVPENIVLLFQPPHTPQVNPIERLWEEVKRHLTWESFPSLDELREFIWNRLAQLNTSIVASITGWDFILDALFVSGFS; this comes from the coding sequence CTGCCACAATACTTAGAAGTAATAAAAAAACACGTCATAGCACCAGTAGATAGACAAAAAACAATTAGATATTGGTGTGGGGACGAAAGCCGTGTGGGATTGAAGACTGAAGCTGGGAGACTAATTACTAAAAAAGGAGTTAAGCCCATCGGCATTATGCAATGGAAGCGGGATAATTTTTATTTATATGGATTAGTGGAACCATTAACTGGAGAGTATTTTATCTGGGAATTCTCTCATTTAAATACAGCCTGTTTCAATATTTTTTTAGAAAAATTCTCACAGACTTATGCTCAAGATATTCATATTCTTCAGTTAGATAATGGAGCTTTTCATTTAAGCCAGCATCTGAAAGTACCAGAAAACATAGTTTTGTTATTTCAACCTCCACATACACCTCAAGTTAATCCCATAGAGAGATTGTGGGAAGAAGTTAAAAGGCATTTAACTTGGGAAAGCTTCCCAAGTTTAGATGAATTAAGAGAATTTATCTGGAATCGGTTGGCACAATTAAACACATCAATTGTTGCTTCCATCACAGGTTGGGATTTTATTCTTGATGCTTTATTTGTATCAGGCTTTTCGTGA
- a CDS encoding helix-turn-helix domain-containing protein encodes MAGVTKVEITESVEELHELLRKQKTASNLERIQALYLLKIGQVKTIQDVAVVVGRARVTVQRWLKEYQESGIKGLLTTKKSPGRPAIISLQVREQLDKELQESEGFKSYEEIRTWLKAVEGIEASYKVVHDTVRYQMKAKLKVPRAVGIKYDSEAELEFKKNCHNT; translated from the coding sequence ATGGCTGGAGTCACCAAAGTAGAAATAACAGAGTCAGTAGAGGAATTACATGAACTGCTGAGAAAACAAAAAACAGCATCAAATCTCGAACGGATTCAAGCTTTGTATTTACTGAAAATAGGACAGGTGAAAACAATACAAGACGTAGCGGTGGTAGTAGGAAGGGCAAGGGTAACGGTACAAAGATGGTTGAAAGAGTATCAAGAGTCAGGGATTAAGGGTCTATTAACAACGAAAAAGAGTCCAGGGCGACCAGCAATAATTAGCTTACAAGTAAGAGAGCAGCTAGACAAAGAGCTTCAAGAATCGGAGGGATTCAAAAGTTATGAGGAAATACGAACATGGTTAAAAGCAGTAGAAGGGATAGAAGCATCATATAAAGTAGTACACGATACAGTGCGCTATCAAATGAAAGCAAAGCTAAAAGTGCCGCGAGCAGTAGGTATAAAATACGATAGCGAAGCAGAATTAGAATTTAAAAAAAACTGCCACAATACTTAG
- the ahcY gene encoding adenosylhomocysteinase → MTATSPRLKHEVKDLALAPLGRQRIEWAGREMPVLKQIRDRFEQEKPFAGIKISACCHVTTETAHLAIALKAGGADAILIASNPLSTQDDVAASLVVDYGIPVFAIKGEDEATYNRHVQIALDHRPNIIVDDGCDVVATLIQQRPHQIADLIGTTEETTTGIVRLQAMLKDGVLTFPAMNINDADTKHFFDNRYGTGQSTLDGVIRATNVLLAGKTVVVAGYGWCGKGTAMRASGMGASVIVTEIDPVKGIEAVMDGFRVMPMAEAAPLGDLFITVTGNKHVIRSEHFDVMKDGAMVCNSGHFDIEIDLKSLASKAKEIKDVRPFTQEYKLNNGKSVVVLGEGRLVNLAAAEGHPSAVMDMSFANQAMGAEYLVKNKGKLQPGIHAIPADVDKEIARLKLQAMGITVDTLTQDQIDYSNSWTSGT, encoded by the coding sequence ATGACCGCAACATCTCCCCGATTAAAGCACGAGGTTAAAGACCTCGCCCTCGCTCCCTTGGGAAGACAGCGCATTGAGTGGGCTGGTCGTGAAATGCCAGTTCTTAAACAAATACGCGATCGCTTTGAACAAGAAAAACCCTTCGCAGGTATCAAAATTTCGGCTTGTTGCCACGTAACTACAGAAACTGCCCATTTGGCGATCGCGCTGAAAGCTGGTGGTGCGGATGCAATTTTGATTGCTAGTAATCCCCTTTCCACCCAGGATGACGTAGCTGCAAGTTTAGTAGTTGACTATGGTATTCCTGTTTTCGCTATCAAAGGTGAAGACGAAGCTACCTACAACCGTCACGTCCAAATCGCTTTAGACCACCGTCCCAATATCATTGTTGATGATGGTTGCGACGTAGTAGCCACATTAATTCAACAGCGTCCCCATCAAATCGCTGACCTGATTGGTACCACAGAAGAAACCACCACAGGTATTGTCCGCTTGCAAGCGATGTTGAAAGATGGTGTGTTGACGTTCCCCGCAATGAACATCAATGACGCAGATACAAAGCATTTCTTCGATAACCGTTATGGTACTGGTCAATCCACCCTCGACGGTGTAATTCGTGCTACTAACGTCCTATTAGCTGGTAAAACCGTAGTTGTTGCTGGTTACGGTTGGTGCGGTAAAGGTACAGCTATGCGTGCATCTGGAATGGGTGCAAGCGTTATCGTAACTGAAATCGACCCCGTGAAGGGCATCGAAGCGGTTATGGATGGCTTCCGCGTCATGCCAATGGCAGAAGCAGCACCCCTCGGCGACCTATTTATCACCGTTACTGGTAACAAACACGTTATCCGTAGCGAACACTTCGACGTGATGAAAGATGGCGCGATGGTTTGTAACTCTGGTCACTTCGATATTGAAATTGACCTCAAGTCTTTGGCTAGCAAAGCTAAAGAAATCAAAGACGTTCGTCCTTTCACCCAAGAGTATAAACTCAATAACGGTAAATCCGTAGTTGTACTAGGTGAAGGTCGTCTTGTTAACCTAGCAGCAGCAGAGGGACACCCCAGCGCAGTTATGGACATGAGCTTTGCAAACCAAGCAATGGGTGCAGAGTATTTGGTGAAGAACAAGGGTAAATTGCAACCCGGTATTCATGCAATCCCTGCGGATGTGGATAAGGAAATTGCCCGCTTGAAGTTGCAAGCTATGGGTATTACTGTTGATACCTTAACCCAAGACCAAATCGATTACAGCAATTCCTGGACTTCGGGAACTTAA
- a CDS encoding glycosyltransferase family 4 protein, translating to MKILFLDQSGKPGGAELCLIDIAKPYRETSLVGLFADGEFKNILQENQIPVQILTQKSLQVRKESSLFQALGSVGQLIPLVQKVAQLAKNYDCIYANTQKALVVGALGSFLSDRPLIYHLHDILSPEHFSNTNRRVAVTLANRFASLVIANSQASKTAFIQAGGRSEITEIVYNGFHPQTYEIPMSTAQEMREKLGLSGKYIVGHFSRLAPWKGQHILLEALSKCPEDVAVILVGDALFGEQDYVQKLHQQVADLGLTNRVKFLGFRSDIPQLMAACDVVTHTSTAPEPFGRVIVEAMLCGKPIIAAKAGGAMELVENEVNGFLVEPGKSEDLALVISDCFHHREKTGKIAENARLSASQRFDVVNINQQIAQLLLRVLPIKP from the coding sequence ATGAAAATACTATTTCTTGACCAAAGTGGTAAACCTGGTGGTGCAGAGTTATGTTTAATTGATATTGCCAAACCCTATAGAGAAACTAGCTTAGTCGGTTTATTTGCCGATGGTGAATTTAAAAATATTCTCCAAGAAAATCAAATTCCTGTACAGATTCTGACTCAGAAATCCTTACAAGTTCGGAAGGAAAGTTCCCTATTTCAAGCTTTAGGTAGTGTGGGACAACTCATACCATTAGTACAAAAAGTTGCCCAACTAGCAAAAAATTATGATTGTATTTATGCCAATACTCAAAAAGCTTTAGTTGTGGGAGCCTTGGGAAGTTTTTTGAGCGATCGCCCTCTGATTTATCATCTCCATGATATTCTCTCTCCAGAACATTTTAGTAATACAAATCGCCGTGTTGCTGTCACCCTAGCTAACCGCTTTGCCTCCCTAGTCATCGCCAATTCCCAAGCCAGTAAAACCGCCTTTATCCAAGCTGGAGGACGCTCAGAAATCACGGAAATCGTTTACAACGGCTTCCATCCCCAAACCTATGAAATACCAATGTCTACAGCCCAAGAAATGAGGGAAAAGCTAGGATTATCTGGTAAATATATAGTTGGGCATTTTAGCCGTCTAGCTCCGTGGAAGGGTCAGCATATCCTTTTGGAAGCTCTGAGCAAATGTCCTGAGGATGTGGCAGTAATTCTAGTTGGGGATGCACTCTTTGGCGAACAAGATTATGTGCAAAAATTGCATCAACAAGTGGCAGATTTAGGACTAACAAATCGCGTAAAATTTCTCGGTTTCCGCTCTGATATTCCCCAATTAATGGCAGCTTGTGATGTTGTTACTCACACTTCCACCGCACCCGAACCCTTTGGGAGAGTTATTGTAGAAGCAATGCTTTGTGGAAAACCAATAATTGCCGCGAAAGCTGGGGGAGCAATGGAGCTAGTCGAAAACGAGGTGAATGGTTTCTTAGTAGAACCAGGAAAATCAGAAGATTTGGCATTAGTTATTAGTGATTGTTTCCACCATCGCGAAAAGACAGGGAAGATTGCGGAAAATGCCCGATTAAGTGCTAGCCAACGTTTTGATGTGGTAAACATTAACCAACAAATTGCCCAGTTATTGTTAAGAGTATTGCCAATTAAGCCCTAA